One genomic region from Leifsonia poae encodes:
- a CDS encoding alpha/beta hydrolase: MTLSVPLRLDPELAAISVMIPEFDLLDDLPEARRIEDELAAQGRNPLDGIVIDDIRIQRRDGARLRVRTYRPPSSRALPAILYIHGGAFMLGSVATEDERCEFYARDANCVVIALDYRLAPEHPFPAAFDDCADVLDWIYREAGSLGIDPRRIAIGGNSAGGALAASTALAARAIDRPPLVHQLLVNPVLDCRSRTPSIARFTETPVWTGAHNVLMWERYLGAAAGSADHRASPSLADDLAGLPSASFWIAEFDPLRDEDYDYALRLMAAGVQVDLTQYAGTIHGFDGYRMTGVGRRAMRDQIRVLRRVFQG, translated from the coding sequence GTGACCCTTTCGGTACCGCTTCGCCTCGACCCCGAGCTCGCCGCGATCAGCGTCATGATCCCGGAATTCGATCTGCTGGATGACCTGCCCGAGGCACGACGGATCGAGGACGAACTCGCGGCGCAGGGCCGCAATCCGCTTGACGGCATCGTCATCGACGACATCCGCATCCAGCGACGCGACGGAGCCCGACTGCGCGTGCGGACCTATCGACCGCCCTCTTCCCGGGCGCTCCCCGCGATCCTCTACATCCACGGGGGTGCCTTCATGCTCGGCAGCGTCGCCACCGAAGACGAACGCTGCGAGTTCTACGCACGCGACGCCAACTGCGTGGTGATCGCACTGGACTACCGCCTCGCACCCGAGCACCCCTTCCCCGCCGCGTTCGATGACTGCGCCGATGTGCTCGACTGGATCTACCGCGAAGCCGGCTCGCTCGGAATCGACCCCCGGCGGATCGCGATCGGCGGCAACAGCGCCGGCGGAGCGCTCGCCGCGTCGACAGCACTCGCCGCTCGCGCCATCGACCGCCCTCCGCTCGTGCACCAATTGCTGGTCAATCCGGTGTTGGACTGCCGAAGCCGCACACCCTCGATCGCCCGATTCACCGAGACCCCGGTGTGGACCGGCGCGCACAATGTGCTGATGTGGGAGCGGTATCTCGGAGCCGCCGCCGGCAGCGCGGACCACCGCGCGTCGCCGTCGCTCGCCGACGACCTCGCCGGATTGCCGAGCGCTTCCTTCTGGATCGCCGAGTTCGACCCGCTCCGCGACGAGGACTACGACTACGCGCTGCGCCTGATGGCGGCCGGCGTTCAAGTCGACCTGACGCAGTACGCCGGCACCATCCACGGCTTCGACGGCTACCGCATGACCGGGGTGGGCCGTCGGGCGATGCGCGACCAGATCCGCGTGCTCCGCCGGGTCTTCCAGGGGTAG
- a CDS encoding alpha/beta hydrolase, whose translation MQNAQTDNGTVKPVMDPAVRLFVESARGSLFPPLADLPAGRLRATINAALLSHDIVGYVPEPVFRVERATYTDVPVRVYFPSTPPQSVVVYFHGGGFVAGSLDTHDKTTRRVANGAGAVVVSVDYRLSPEYPFPFPFEDARTATREAARRYPHLPLIVMGDSAGGALAACVAQWARDTGLVELAGQVLAYPVIDFDLGTRSMLDYGTDYLLTRDDLALYRHHYLDGTEGARYALPGSLTDLSGLAPAAVTVAGFDPLHDEGVRYARRLSDAGVPVELIENDDLIHGWLEVADTFPAAAAARDRLVVAVRRLSTVFR comes from the coding sequence GTGCAGAACGCGCAGACAGACAACGGCACGGTCAAACCCGTCATGGATCCCGCCGTGCGGCTTTTCGTCGAGTCGGCGCGAGGCTCGCTCTTTCCCCCTCTCGCCGACCTCCCCGCTGGACGCCTGCGTGCCACGATCAACGCCGCCCTGCTGAGCCACGACATCGTGGGATACGTTCCCGAGCCCGTCTTCCGCGTCGAACGCGCCACATACACGGACGTTCCGGTGCGTGTCTACTTCCCATCCACCCCTCCGCAGAGCGTGGTCGTCTACTTCCACGGCGGCGGATTCGTGGCGGGCAGTCTCGACACCCACGACAAGACCACCCGCCGTGTCGCCAATGGGGCCGGTGCCGTCGTCGTCAGCGTCGACTACCGCCTCTCGCCGGAGTATCCGTTCCCGTTCCCGTTCGAGGATGCCCGCACCGCGACGAGGGAGGCCGCGCGACGTTATCCGCACCTGCCGCTCATCGTCATGGGGGACAGCGCCGGCGGCGCCCTCGCCGCATGCGTCGCCCAGTGGGCCCGCGACACCGGCCTGGTCGAGCTCGCGGGCCAGGTTCTGGCATACCCGGTCATCGACTTCGATCTCGGGACCCGGTCGATGCTCGACTACGGCACCGACTACCTTCTCACCCGTGACGACCTCGCCCTGTATCGACACCACTACCTCGACGGCACGGAGGGTGCACGCTACGCCCTCCCCGGCTCCCTGACCGATCTCAGCGGTCTCGCACCGGCCGCCGTCACCGTCGCCGGGTTCGATCCTCTCCACGACGAGGGCGTGCGGTACGCACGACGACTCTCCGATGCGGGCGTCCCCGTCGAACTCATCGAGAACGACGACCTCATCCACGGCTGGCTCGAGGTCGCCGACACGTTTCCCGCAGCCGCCGCCGCTCGCGATCGGCTCGTAGTGGCCGTACGTCGCCTCTCCACCGTCTTCCGTTGA
- a CDS encoding sugar ABC transporter substrate-binding protein: MSQRTSHPVRTVAAAVMASAALIALAGCNAITNGSTADTPSTGGALRSILFVNPLPNYSQWKLIGTCMGEEAQKKGVKFSQVGPSGSSVDANYMVSRYQQGIANGEGAIATFPLSAEQFSPLIDQAKKKGILTATLFGGGSTSDQDVEVGTDYATSATQAVDFISKNAGSEQVKVGLIVGAATPPPKVWSDAFIAAADKTDNVKVVDTGIDNGDPTKDVDLAVNMLTAHPEITMFATNEGAASAGISAAIKQKGLVGKVHFVGNGADESGVQALKDGTAASVLMQDLCGAGEATTDALIALHEGKKVEPTIGVDIVYATKDTYKKYLDGGRYL, from the coding sequence GTGTCACAGCGCACCTCTCACCCCGTCCGCACTGTCGCGGCCGCGGTCATGGCGTCGGCAGCCCTCATCGCCCTCGCCGGCTGCAACGCCATCACCAACGGCTCCACAGCCGACACCCCCAGCACCGGCGGTGCCCTCCGATCCATCCTGTTCGTGAACCCACTGCCCAACTACTCGCAGTGGAAGCTCATCGGCACGTGCATGGGCGAAGAGGCGCAGAAGAAGGGCGTGAAGTTCTCGCAGGTCGGCCCCTCCGGTAGCAGTGTCGACGCGAACTACATGGTCTCCCGCTATCAGCAGGGCATCGCGAACGGTGAGGGAGCGATCGCCACGTTCCCGCTGTCCGCCGAGCAGTTCTCGCCCCTGATCGACCAGGCCAAGAAGAAGGGGATCCTCACGGCGACCCTGTTCGGCGGCGGCTCCACCTCGGATCAGGATGTGGAAGTCGGCACCGACTACGCGACCTCGGCGACACAGGCGGTGGACTTCATCTCCAAGAATGCCGGAAGCGAGCAGGTCAAAGTCGGACTGATCGTGGGCGCCGCGACGCCCCCGCCGAAAGTCTGGTCCGATGCCTTCATCGCGGCCGCGGACAAGACCGACAATGTGAAGGTCGTCGACACCGGCATCGACAACGGCGACCCGACGAAAGACGTCGACCTGGCCGTGAACATGCTGACGGCCCACCCGGAGATCACCATGTTCGCCACGAACGAGGGCGCCGCCTCGGCCGGCATCAGTGCCGCCATCAAACAGAAGGGTCTCGTCGGCAAGGTGCACTTCGTCGGCAACGGTGCCGACGAGAGCGGGGTCCAGGCGCTGAAAGACGGCACCGCCGCATCTGTGCTCATGCAGGATCTCTGCGGTGCGGGCGAGGCGACAACCGATGCGCTCATCGCTCTGCACGAGGGCAAGAAGGTCGAACCCACGATCGGTGTCGACATCGTCTACGCGACGAAAGACACCTACAAGAAGTACCTCGACGGCGGGCGCTACCTGTGA
- a CDS encoding ATP-binding cassette domain-containing protein, translating to MSDTTVPALELRSASKSFGRVAALRNASLSAYRGQVLGIVGDNGAGKSTMLKTLSGIHSPDSGSLLIDGRDVVFNNPKDARDAGIATVQQDLALVEVLDVATNMALGSLPRRGLFVDRATMNQQARQVLTDIKATVGSVTMPVGLLSGGQRQIIAIARAVRLNADIVLLDEPTAALGVRETAHVGEIIDELKRQNKAVVCISHDMEFVFEHSDTIAVMRLGRVVAIRPASGTPREEIIGLITGAIAGNAPYDSEGTA from the coding sequence GTGAGCGACACCACCGTGCCGGCATTGGAGCTGCGATCCGCCTCGAAGTCATTCGGGCGGGTCGCGGCCCTCCGCAACGCCAGCCTCTCTGCCTACCGCGGCCAGGTTCTCGGGATCGTCGGCGACAACGGCGCCGGAAAGTCGACGATGCTCAAGACCCTGAGCGGCATCCACTCGCCCGACTCCGGCTCCCTGCTGATCGACGGTCGCGACGTGGTCTTCAACAACCCCAAGGATGCCCGCGATGCCGGTATCGCGACCGTGCAGCAAGATCTGGCCCTGGTCGAAGTGCTCGACGTCGCGACGAACATGGCGCTCGGGAGCCTGCCGCGCAGAGGTCTGTTCGTCGATCGCGCGACGATGAACCAACAGGCGCGCCAGGTGCTCACCGACATCAAGGCGACCGTCGGGTCGGTGACGATGCCGGTGGGACTGCTCTCCGGCGGGCAGCGGCAGATCATCGCCATCGCACGAGCCGTGCGCCTCAACGCCGACATCGTGCTCCTCGACGAACCGACCGCCGCGCTCGGCGTGCGCGAGACCGCGCACGTGGGCGAGATCATCGACGAGCTCAAACGGCAGAACAAGGCGGTCGTGTGCATCAGTCACGACATGGAGTTCGTGTTCGAGCACAGCGACACCATCGCCGTGATGCGGCTCGGCCGGGTGGTGGCGATCCGTCCCGCCTCCGGTACGCCCCGCGAAGAGATCATCGGGCTCATCACCGGCGCCATCGCCGGAAACGCCCCCTACGACAGCGAGGGAACAGCATGA
- a CDS encoding ABC transporter permease, with the protein MTQNVAQAAPQERTQGTSEPGRIAQLVRRQEFTLVLVVLVIGIIAAILNPVFISSNNLIELARATVIYFIMACGATLITIGGGLDFSVGSVFTLGGIATAWGMSIGVPWPFAIVIGLLSGTIAGLVNALIIERLGVPPIITTLGTFYIISGLIVVFSGGNDIVGLSPTFELLGQGSLYGIPLVVLYAIIIGVVFWILLEKTRFGYNVRAIGGNRAAAVTNGISATSINRWLYALGGLLAALAGIIYTARTGSGQVSAGGASVTLVVTSAVLIGGTSLFGGLGTITGTAIGALLFAEIDNGLALSNIPPLYLNIVIGSILILAVAADYVRRKRLYRR; encoded by the coding sequence ATGACGCAGAACGTGGCGCAGGCCGCGCCTCAGGAGCGCACACAGGGAACGAGCGAACCCGGCCGGATCGCGCAGCTCGTGCGTCGCCAGGAGTTCACCCTCGTGCTGGTCGTGCTCGTGATCGGCATCATCGCGGCGATCCTCAACCCGGTCTTCATCAGCAGCAACAACCTGATCGAGCTGGCGCGAGCCACTGTGATCTACTTCATCATGGCGTGCGGCGCGACCCTCATCACGATCGGGGGCGGGCTGGACTTCTCGGTCGGCTCCGTGTTCACGCTCGGCGGCATCGCGACCGCCTGGGGAATGAGCATCGGGGTGCCCTGGCCCTTCGCCATCGTCATCGGGTTGCTCTCCGGCACGATCGCCGGGCTGGTCAACGCCCTCATCATCGAGAGGCTCGGCGTGCCGCCCATCATCACCACACTGGGCACCTTCTACATCATCTCCGGCCTCATCGTGGTGTTCTCGGGAGGCAACGACATCGTGGGGCTCTCCCCCACGTTCGAGCTGCTCGGTCAGGGATCGCTCTACGGCATCCCTCTGGTGGTGCTCTACGCGATCATCATTGGGGTCGTGTTCTGGATCCTCCTGGAGAAGACCCGATTCGGATACAACGTGCGCGCCATCGGAGGCAACCGTGCCGCAGCGGTCACCAACGGCATCTCGGCGACCTCCATCAACCGGTGGCTCTACGCCCTCGGCGGGCTGCTGGCCGCTCTCGCTGGGATCATCTACACGGCGCGCACCGGCAGCGGCCAGGTCAGCGCCGGCGGCGCCTCGGTGACGCTCGTCGTGACGAGCGCCGTCCTGATCGGCGGCACGAGCCTCTTCGGCGGCCTGGGGACCATCACCGGCACGGCGATCGGGGCTCTCCTGTTCGCCGAGATCGATAACGGGCTCGCGCTCTCCAACATCCCGCCGCTGTACCTCAACATCGTGATCGGCAGCATCCTGATCCTGGCCGTGGCCGCCGACTACGTGCGACGCAAGCGGCTGTATCGCCGCTGA
- a CDS encoding mannitol dehydrogenase family protein, with the protein MTTDDKQGISVSARLNTRTLDSLAARVRVPDYDRSSVRTGIVHFGVGGFHRSHQAVVIDDLLARGELDWGICGVGLLPADAGMARALADQDNLYTLIERAPDGSEAVRVVGSIVDYAYAPDDPEAVLNRLTSPTVHIVSLTITEGGYFLDHRTGAFDPDADAIRRDGASPSRPSTAFGFIVEALHRRRELGIPPFTVMSCDNIRSNGRVARDATVGMARSRSENLAGWIEENVAFPNSMVDRITPVTTDEDRARLRAEGIEDHRPVVCEPFFQWVLEDDFRSGRPPYELAGVDVVTDVAPYELMKLRLLNGAHQVLASLAAVAGHTFVHEAAQDAPFASLLQNYWAQEAIPGLDPLPGVDYGDYARSLLERFRNPFIGDTLERLVTDSTNRIPVFLLPVVADRMRRNLPSEAATLAIAGWARYAEGADDDGRILRLHDARADDLRERAARWPSDVDAFIDNRDVFGDLADEPDFRRDYREASDRIHRLGARAAVIATVERR; encoded by the coding sequence ATGACCACCGACGACAAGCAAGGAATCAGCGTGAGCGCCCGTCTCAACACCCGAACGCTCGACTCCCTCGCCGCCCGGGTCCGCGTTCCGGACTACGACCGTTCGTCTGTGCGAACCGGGATCGTCCACTTCGGCGTCGGCGGTTTCCATCGTTCGCACCAAGCGGTGGTCATCGACGATCTGCTCGCCCGCGGCGAACTCGATTGGGGGATCTGCGGGGTCGGCCTGCTGCCGGCCGACGCTGGGATGGCGCGCGCGCTGGCCGATCAGGACAACCTCTACACGCTCATCGAACGTGCGCCGGATGGGTCCGAGGCGGTGAGGGTGGTCGGCTCCATCGTCGACTACGCCTACGCACCAGACGACCCCGAGGCCGTACTCAACCGCCTCACCAGCCCGACGGTGCACATCGTCTCCCTCACGATCACCGAGGGCGGCTACTTCCTCGACCACCGCACGGGTGCGTTCGACCCTGACGCCGACGCGATCCGACGTGATGGCGCCTCGCCGTCACGTCCGTCGACCGCATTCGGGTTCATCGTCGAGGCCCTCCACCGCCGGCGGGAGCTCGGGATTCCCCCGTTCACCGTGATGTCCTGCGACAACATCCGGTCGAACGGCCGGGTCGCACGCGACGCCACCGTCGGGATGGCTCGGTCGCGATCCGAGAATCTCGCCGGCTGGATCGAAGAGAACGTCGCATTCCCGAACTCCATGGTCGATCGGATCACCCCGGTGACGACCGATGAGGATCGGGCGAGGCTGCGGGCCGAGGGGATCGAAGACCACCGGCCGGTGGTGTGCGAGCCCTTCTTCCAGTGGGTGCTCGAAGACGATTTCCGGTCGGGTCGCCCGCCCTACGAGCTCGCCGGAGTCGACGTCGTCACGGATGTGGCCCCCTACGAGCTCATGAAACTGCGACTCCTCAACGGAGCCCACCAGGTGCTCGCCTCCCTCGCCGCGGTGGCCGGACACACCTTCGTGCACGAAGCAGCCCAAGACGCTCCGTTCGCGAGCCTCCTGCAGAACTACTGGGCACAGGAGGCGATCCCCGGCCTCGACCCGCTCCCCGGAGTGGACTACGGCGACTACGCCCGCTCGCTCCTGGAGCGGTTCCGGAATCCGTTCATCGGCGACACGCTGGAACGCCTCGTGACCGACTCGACGAACCGCATCCCGGTCTTCCTCCTTCCTGTCGTCGCCGATCGGATGCGACGGAACCTGCCTTCGGAGGCGGCGACGCTGGCGATCGCCGGCTGGGCCCGGTATGCGGAGGGGGCCGACGATGACGGCCGGATCCTGCGCCTCCACGATGCCCGCGCAGACGATCTCCGCGAGCGCGCAGCGCGGTGGCCGAGCGACGTTGATGCCTTCATCGATAACCGCGACGTGTTCGGCGACCTCGCCGATGAGCCGGATTTTCGCCGCGACTACCGCGAAGCCTCCGACCGCATCCACCGGCTCGGAGCCCGCGCGGCGGTGATCGCCACCGTCGAGCGTCGGTGA